A stretch of Numenius arquata chromosome 11, bNumArq3.hap1.1, whole genome shotgun sequence DNA encodes these proteins:
- the IDH3A gene encoding isocitrate dehydrogenase [NAD] subunit alpha, mitochondrial isoform X3 has product MKIFDAAKAPIQWEERNVTAIQGPGGKWMIPPDAKESMDKNKMGLKGPLKTPIAAGHPSMNLLLRKTFDLYANVRPCVSIEGYKTPYTDVNIVTIRENTEGEYSGIEHVIVEGVVQSIKLITEEASKRIAEFAFEYARNNQRSHVTAVHKANIMRMSDGLFLRKCREAAENCKDIKFNEMYLDTVCLNMVQDPSQFDVLVMPNLYGDILSDLCAGLIGGLGVTPSGNIGANGVAIFESVHGTAPDIAGKDMANPTALLLSAVMMLRHMGLHQHATKIETACFDTIKDGKVLTKDLGGNAKCSEFTEEICRRVRDKD; this is encoded by the exons ATGAAGATCTTTGATGCTGCTAAA GCTCCTATTCAGTGGGAAGAGAGGAATGTTACAGCTATCCAAGGACCAGGAGGGAAGTGGATGATACCTCCAGATGCCAAAGAATCCATGGATAAAAACAAAATGGGATTAAAAG ggcCTTTAAAGACCCCAATTGCTGCAGGGCACCCGTCAATGAATCTGCTTCTGCGTAAAACCTTTGACCTTTATGCAAATGTACGTCCCTGTGTCTCAATTGAGGGGTACAAAACCCCATACACAGATGTGAACATCGTCACAATTCGAGAGAACACGGAAGGCGAATACAGTGGAATTGAGCATGTG ATTGTTGAAGGTGTTGTGCAAAGCATCAAGCTGATCACAGAAGAAGCTAGCAAGCGCATCGCAGAATTTGCTTTTGAGTACGCCAGAAATAATCAGAGAAGCCATGTTACTGCTGTGCACAAGGCAAACATTAT GAGAATGTCCGATGGGCTTTTCTTGAGAAaatgcagggaggcagcagaaaaCTGTAAAGATATCAAATTTAATGAAATGTATTTGGATACTGTGTGTCTGAAT ATGGTTCAGGATCCATCACAATTTGATGTGCTCGTTATGCCAAACTTGTACGGTGACATCCTCAG tgacttgtGTGCTGGATTGATTGGAGGCCTTGGAGTAACCCCAAGTGGAAATATTGGTGCTAATGGAGTTGCCATTTTTGAATCT gTTCATGGAACAGCACCAGACATTGCAGGAAAAGACATGGCAAATCCAACTGCCCTTCTTCTGAGTGCTGTAATGATGTTGCGTCACATGGGACTACACCAACATGCCACAAAAATTGAGACGGCTTGCTTTGATACAATTAAAGATGGAAAG gtctTGACAAAAGACTTGGGAGGTAATGCCAAGTGTTCGGAATTCACAGAGGAGATCTGCCGCAGAGTACGGGACAAAGACTAA
- the IDH3A gene encoding isocitrate dehydrogenase [NAD] subunit alpha, mitochondrial isoform X2, which produces MAAAAWMPTVSRLLGAFKNQKQVQTVTLIPGDGIGPEISAAVMKIFDAAKAPIQWEERNVTAIQGPGGKWMIPPDAKESMDKNKMGLKGPLKTPIAAGHPSMNLLLRKTFDLYANVRPCVSIEGYKTPYTDVNIVTIRENTEGEYSGIEHVIVEGVVQSIKLITEEASKRIAEFAFEYARNNQRSHVTAVHKANIMRMSDGLFLRKCREAAENCKDIKFNEMYLDTVCLNMVQDPSQFDVLVMPNLYGDILSDLCAGLIGGLGVTPSGNIGANGVAIFESVHGTAPDIAGKDMANPTALLLSAVMMLRHMGLHQHATKIETACFDTIKDGKVLTKDLGGNAKCSEFTEEICRRVRDKD; this is translated from the exons GTTTCTCGATTGCTAGGTGCTTTCAAAAACCAAAAACAG GTACAAACAGTAACTTTAATCCCAGGAGATGGCATCGGACCTGAGATTTCTGCTGCTGTCATGAAGATCTTTGATGCTGCTAAA GCTCCTATTCAGTGGGAAGAGAGGAATGTTACAGCTATCCAAGGACCAGGAGGGAAGTGGATGATACCTCCAGATGCCAAAGAATCCATGGATAAAAACAAAATGGGATTAAAAG ggcCTTTAAAGACCCCAATTGCTGCAGGGCACCCGTCAATGAATCTGCTTCTGCGTAAAACCTTTGACCTTTATGCAAATGTACGTCCCTGTGTCTCAATTGAGGGGTACAAAACCCCATACACAGATGTGAACATCGTCACAATTCGAGAGAACACGGAAGGCGAATACAGTGGAATTGAGCATGTG ATTGTTGAAGGTGTTGTGCAAAGCATCAAGCTGATCACAGAAGAAGCTAGCAAGCGCATCGCAGAATTTGCTTTTGAGTACGCCAGAAATAATCAGAGAAGCCATGTTACTGCTGTGCACAAGGCAAACATTAT GAGAATGTCCGATGGGCTTTTCTTGAGAAaatgcagggaggcagcagaaaaCTGTAAAGATATCAAATTTAATGAAATGTATTTGGATACTGTGTGTCTGAAT ATGGTTCAGGATCCATCACAATTTGATGTGCTCGTTATGCCAAACTTGTACGGTGACATCCTCAG tgacttgtGTGCTGGATTGATTGGAGGCCTTGGAGTAACCCCAAGTGGAAATATTGGTGCTAATGGAGTTGCCATTTTTGAATCT gTTCATGGAACAGCACCAGACATTGCAGGAAAAGACATGGCAAATCCAACTGCCCTTCTTCTGAGTGCTGTAATGATGTTGCGTCACATGGGACTACACCAACATGCCACAAAAATTGAGACGGCTTGCTTTGATACAATTAAAGATGGAAAG gtctTGACAAAAGACTTGGGAGGTAATGCCAAGTGTTCGGAATTCACAGAGGAGATCTGCCGCAGAGTACGGGACAAAGACTAA
- the IDH3A gene encoding isocitrate dehydrogenase [NAD] subunit alpha, mitochondrial isoform X1, whose amino-acid sequence MAAAAWMPTVSRLLGAFKNQKQVTRSFSSAVQTVTLIPGDGIGPEISAAVMKIFDAAKAPIQWEERNVTAIQGPGGKWMIPPDAKESMDKNKMGLKGPLKTPIAAGHPSMNLLLRKTFDLYANVRPCVSIEGYKTPYTDVNIVTIRENTEGEYSGIEHVIVEGVVQSIKLITEEASKRIAEFAFEYARNNQRSHVTAVHKANIMRMSDGLFLRKCREAAENCKDIKFNEMYLDTVCLNMVQDPSQFDVLVMPNLYGDILSDLCAGLIGGLGVTPSGNIGANGVAIFESVHGTAPDIAGKDMANPTALLLSAVMMLRHMGLHQHATKIETACFDTIKDGKVLTKDLGGNAKCSEFTEEICRRVRDKD is encoded by the exons GTTTCTCGATTGCTAGGTGCTTTCAAAAACCAAAAACAGGTGACCAGAAGTTTTAGTAGTGCT GTACAAACAGTAACTTTAATCCCAGGAGATGGCATCGGACCTGAGATTTCTGCTGCTGTCATGAAGATCTTTGATGCTGCTAAA GCTCCTATTCAGTGGGAAGAGAGGAATGTTACAGCTATCCAAGGACCAGGAGGGAAGTGGATGATACCTCCAGATGCCAAAGAATCCATGGATAAAAACAAAATGGGATTAAAAG ggcCTTTAAAGACCCCAATTGCTGCAGGGCACCCGTCAATGAATCTGCTTCTGCGTAAAACCTTTGACCTTTATGCAAATGTACGTCCCTGTGTCTCAATTGAGGGGTACAAAACCCCATACACAGATGTGAACATCGTCACAATTCGAGAGAACACGGAAGGCGAATACAGTGGAATTGAGCATGTG ATTGTTGAAGGTGTTGTGCAAAGCATCAAGCTGATCACAGAAGAAGCTAGCAAGCGCATCGCAGAATTTGCTTTTGAGTACGCCAGAAATAATCAGAGAAGCCATGTTACTGCTGTGCACAAGGCAAACATTAT GAGAATGTCCGATGGGCTTTTCTTGAGAAaatgcagggaggcagcagaaaaCTGTAAAGATATCAAATTTAATGAAATGTATTTGGATACTGTGTGTCTGAAT ATGGTTCAGGATCCATCACAATTTGATGTGCTCGTTATGCCAAACTTGTACGGTGACATCCTCAG tgacttgtGTGCTGGATTGATTGGAGGCCTTGGAGTAACCCCAAGTGGAAATATTGGTGCTAATGGAGTTGCCATTTTTGAATCT gTTCATGGAACAGCACCAGACATTGCAGGAAAAGACATGGCAAATCCAACTGCCCTTCTTCTGAGTGCTGTAATGATGTTGCGTCACATGGGACTACACCAACATGCCACAAAAATTGAGACGGCTTGCTTTGATACAATTAAAGATGGAAAG gtctTGACAAAAGACTTGGGAGGTAATGCCAAGTGTTCGGAATTCACAGAGGAGATCTGCCGCAGAGTACGGGACAAAGACTAA